GGCCTATAAGAAGGCAGCCATGAAGAATCATCCTGATAAAGTTGGTGACGCTGAGAAAGTAAGACCGTCCTCCATCTCATCAGTAGTTCTCTTGCTCGTGTTACTTCTTTTTCTGAATGCTTATTTCATAGGATGCTGTCGTTGCCTCATGTGTTGCTTGTGCTGAAGCATCTGTTGTCTTCCTGCTAAAAGTTGTCCATCGTGATATCTCAATTGCTGCTTTCAGTTGTATCATCGATTGTGATTTGATGTTTATGATTTGGAGCAGTACGAGGAGTTGTCTCAAGCATATGGAGTTCTCAGTGACCCTAAAAAGAGGGAAATTGATGATAAATACAGGAAAGATGCCCTCATGGGAGGTGGAGACACATCTCATAATCCTTTTGAAATATGTGAACATTTTTTTTGGAGGTGAGTATTGATTGTTCAAATGCTTTATTCTCTGTTTTGGTTTCATTCAATGAAGCTCTG
The DNA window shown above is from Musa acuminata AAA Group cultivar baxijiao chromosome BXJ2-4, Cavendish_Baxijiao_AAA, whole genome shotgun sequence and carries:
- the LOC103989042 gene encoding chaperone protein dnaJ A6-like, with amino-acid sequence MFGGAPGSDRPDYYEILGVAKSANQDELKQAYKKAAMKNHPDKVGDAEKYEELSQAYGVLSDPKKREIDDKYRKDALMGGGDTSHNPFEICEHFFWRWQL